The Rhizobium tumorigenes genome window below encodes:
- a CDS encoding IS5 family transposase — protein MRGSDDQTAGLFSYVSCEARVPANHPLRPIRALVDEALEVLSPDFEGMYSAIGRPSIPPEKLLRALLLQAFYTIRSERQLMEQMDYNLLFRWFVGLSMDAPIWDVTVFTKNRERLLAGDIAAKFLAALLSQPRVKALLSDDHFSVDGTLIEAWASMKSFKPKDGADGSDTDDSGSGAEGKQPPKAAGRNSERDFHGEKRSNATHASTTDQDARLYKKARGQAAKLYHMGHVTMENRNGLVVDATLTHASGTAEREAALDMVGRMDGRHRITLAADKAYDTADFVEALRDAKVTPHVAQNTTNRRSAIDGRTTHHPGYGVSQRIRKRIEEVFGWAKTSGGMRKTRHRGKDRVGWMFTLTATAYNLVRLPKLLTTA, from the coding sequence ATGCGCGGCAGTGATGACCAGACGGCGGGTCTGTTTTCTTATGTAAGCTGCGAAGCCCGCGTTCCGGCAAACCATCCGCTGCGGCCGATCCGTGCCCTCGTAGACGAGGCGCTGGAAGTTCTGTCCCCGGATTTCGAGGGGATGTATTCAGCGATCGGCCGGCCGTCGATCCCGCCGGAGAAGTTGCTGCGCGCTTTGTTGTTGCAGGCCTTCTACACGATCCGCTCGGAGCGTCAGCTTATGGAGCAGATGGACTACAATCTGCTGTTCCGCTGGTTCGTCGGCTTGTCGATGGACGCGCCGATCTGGGACGTCACCGTGTTCACCAAAAACCGTGAGCGGCTCTTGGCTGGCGACATCGCCGCCAAGTTTCTGGCCGCGTTGCTGAGCCAGCCGCGGGTTAAGGCATTGCTGTCAGACGACCACTTCTCGGTGGACGGCACCTTGATTGAAGCGTGGGCCAGCATGAAGAGCTTCAAACCCAAGGACGGCGCAGATGGTAGCGACACTGACGACAGCGGCTCTGGCGCTGAAGGGAAACAGCCGCCAAAGGCCGCAGGCCGCAACTCTGAGCGCGATTTCCACGGCGAGAAGCGCAGCAACGCAACCCATGCGTCGACCACCGACCAGGATGCCAGGCTTTACAAGAAGGCCCGTGGCCAGGCGGCCAAGCTTTACCACATGGGTCACGTCACAATGGAAAACCGCAACGGCCTGGTTGTCGACGCCACGCTGACCCATGCGAGTGGAACAGCAGAGCGCGAGGCAGCTCTGGATATGGTGGGCCGCATGGATGGTCGTCACCGCATCACATTGGCTGCAGACAAAGCCTACGATACGGCCGACTTCGTCGAAGCCTTGCGGGACGCAAAGGTGACGCCACACGTCGCCCAGAACACGACGAACCGACGCTCGGCAATTGATGGTCGGACCACCCATCATCCCGGCTACGGTGTCAGTCAGCGTATCCGCAAGCGTATCGAAGAAGTGTTCGGCTGGGCCAAGACCAGCGGCGGAATGCGCAAGACCCGCCATCGTGGAAAGGATCGCGTTGGCTGGATGTTCACCCTAACAGCCACCGCTTATAATCTGGTGAGGCTGCCGAAGCTGCTGACGACGGCATAA
- a CDS encoding response regulator → MGIVIELEDAGFEVFEAANSVIAIDILVANPRIEVMFTDIDMPGGVDGLKLAASVRDRWPPITIIVTSGHRAVGVDSLPVRARFMPKPYNPDAVVRSIKEMMLQ, encoded by the coding sequence ATGGGCATTGTCATCGAGCTGGAAGATGCGGGTTTCGAAGTATTCGAAGCAGCGAATTCAGTTATTGCAATCGACATCCTAGTTGCCAATCCGCGCATAGAAGTGATGTTCACGGACATCGACATGCCGGGCGGAGTAGACGGCCTCAAGCTTGCAGCTTCGGTTCGGGACAGGTGGCCGCCAATTACCATCATCGTAACGTCCGGTCATCGTGCAGTCGGTGTTGACAGCCTACCCGTGCGGGCACGGTTCATGCCGAAGCCCTACAATCCAGATGCGGTGGTTCGGTCGATCAAAGAAATGATGCTTCAATAA
- a CDS encoding DUF262 domain-containing protein, whose product MKPYTRSIVELFDGKKRFLIPFYQRQYAWKAQPQLELLWEDIERAANRLLVDRASLAPHFMGAIVIAQVKTFGKQVQAFEIIDGQQRLTTFQLLLSALRDVARAHGSRYEAELQKYLLNDGVMENPDVERFKLWPSLTDRRSFIGIVDPNADLGAFGPSPIDEDGFVRRSVAAQEYFKEKIEAHVTDGEEFDEHKLELLFEALKEGLAIVSIELEGGDDPQTIFETLNSRGVDLAPGDLMRNFIFQRAKGLGQADHSLVVDKLYEKHWLPLDSSFWNQIASRGRQSRQRLDWMLTDHLSMQIGDLVSVENLFESYRRWILNERPFATVTKELESISATAAVEKRLFDQSLGDPIGNFGRFADAFDVSTAMPLVIYMATEPTIDHDLIPALHVLESFILRRDICGLPTKAYNRFFIGIIDRLRSTDGDKVAALAEYLSSRVSDNDRWPTDTEWQRSWLGRGQYKGPRQARLRYIFEAIELAKRSALNEDITIKSSLTIEHIMPQRWQDNWPIPGFEQLDDAVKDLDIDFVTKRAERDAIIDRLGNFTLLTQSLNSSVSNGPYSVKMPAVRSHSSLALNRELHSYEDWNEKTVAIRGNALFNTALTGCGKRPLL is encoded by the coding sequence ATGAAGCCTTACACTCGATCTATCGTAGAGCTTTTTGACGGCAAAAAAAGATTTCTCATCCCCTTCTACCAGCGGCAGTACGCATGGAAGGCTCAACCGCAGCTTGAGTTGCTTTGGGAAGATATCGAGCGCGCCGCCAATCGCCTTCTGGTAGATCGCGCATCACTAGCGCCTCATTTCATGGGCGCAATTGTTATTGCCCAGGTTAAAACATTTGGGAAGCAAGTCCAGGCTTTCGAAATAATTGACGGACAACAGCGGCTCACGACGTTCCAACTTCTGCTGTCTGCTTTACGTGACGTCGCAAGAGCACACGGTTCGCGTTACGAAGCTGAATTGCAGAAGTACCTTCTAAATGATGGCGTGATGGAAAACCCAGATGTCGAGCGCTTCAAGCTATGGCCGTCGCTGACCGACCGTCGATCATTCATCGGCATCGTGGACCCTAATGCAGATCTCGGCGCTTTTGGTCCCTCACCCATTGATGAAGACGGCTTCGTCCGCCGATCAGTAGCAGCGCAGGAATATTTCAAAGAAAAAATTGAAGCTCACGTAACCGACGGCGAAGAGTTCGATGAACACAAACTAGAGCTTTTGTTCGAAGCCCTGAAGGAGGGCTTGGCAATTGTCTCGATTGAACTCGAAGGCGGGGACGATCCCCAGACGATATTCGAGACGTTGAATAGTCGGGGCGTTGATCTGGCGCCCGGCGATCTGATGCGCAATTTCATCTTCCAAAGAGCGAAAGGCCTTGGCCAGGCCGATCATTCGTTGGTCGTCGACAAGCTTTACGAGAAACACTGGCTTCCTTTGGATAGTTCCTTCTGGAATCAGATAGCATCGCGCGGCAGACAATCACGACAACGACTGGATTGGATGCTTACCGATCATCTTTCTATGCAAATCGGCGACCTCGTATCGGTTGAGAACCTCTTTGAGAGCTATCGGCGCTGGATACTGAACGAGCGGCCGTTTGCGACTGTCACCAAGGAACTTGAATCGATTTCTGCCACTGCGGCAGTCGAGAAGCGGCTTTTCGATCAGTCTCTTGGCGATCCGATAGGTAATTTCGGCCGATTTGCAGATGCCTTTGATGTTTCAACGGCGATGCCTCTAGTGATCTATATGGCGACCGAACCGACGATCGACCACGATCTCATCCCAGCTCTTCACGTACTCGAGAGCTTCATTCTTCGACGTGACATTTGTGGCTTGCCCACTAAGGCCTACAACCGATTCTTCATCGGAATAATTGATCGTCTGCGATCGACTGATGGCGACAAAGTCGCTGCCTTGGCAGAATATCTTTCAAGCAGAGTGTCGGATAACGATCGATGGCCAACCGACACGGAGTGGCAAAGAAGCTGGCTTGGCCGAGGCCAATATAAGGGACCGAGACAAGCTCGGCTACGCTATATCTTCGAGGCAATAGAGCTAGCAAAGCGATCTGCTTTAAATGAAGACATCACCATAAAATCATCGCTAACGATCGAGCACATAATGCCACAGCGCTGGCAGGACAATTGGCCAATTCCAGGATTCGAACAATTGGACGACGCAGTGAAAGATCTTGATATCGATTTTGTGACCAAGCGTGCTGAGCGAGATGCGATCATTGACAGGCTGGGGAATTTTACACTTCTTACACAATCGTTGAATTCGTCGGTATCGAACGGACCCTATTCAGTAAAAATGCCTGCGGTTCGCTCCCATTCCAGCCTCGCTCTGAATCGCGAACTGCATAGCTATGAAGATTGGAACGAAAAAACGGTCGCAATCCGTGGCAACGCACTGTTCAACACAGCTTTAACAGGATGCGGAAAAAGGCCCTTGCTGTGA
- a CDS encoding PAS domain-containing sensor histidine kinase has product MSFSSKAVLVSMSSSINNDGPVKALADALATERVNPVALLEAVLSASDDCIKVLDLEGHLLFMSEGGKHVMEVDDFDSLKGCPWPDFWADESNVAARNAVAIAASGRPARFTGSAKTARGNDRFWDVQVLPLVDSGGRPTQLLSISRDISEGHAAEAKVAELIAAEQEAAKAEADTLRRMLLDAPSFMCVLEGPDHVFKITNKAYLQLVGHRDLIGVPVRRAFPDVEEQGFFELLDEVYVTGEPFIGRSVSFAIQRSQDAPYEEAFLNFVYQPIFSAEGVVTGIFVEGSDVTDLKNVELALRRKDLQLELALDAVGMGVWECTVVDGHFVDIKEDERARTLLHRLADEEATFDNFTSRVHPYDRLALAESAAQALDPSGSGILDVQYRMLERPGMPSRWVHARAKTVTFDGLTKFVGTVRDVTDRKDDEARQQLVSGELQHRIKNLLAMVSAIATQTLRGDDIADRREIFNARLHVLAQAQNLLMATTFESAGIHDTLRAALAPHGGSDGRFDIDGSHFEMTPKQSLSMALTLHELATNATKYGALSNDAGRVRISWHLAKASDGRQDLNFVWQESGGPAVSEPTTKGFGSRLISRVLAADFSGDVRIIYPSGGVVCTLTATLG; this is encoded by the coding sequence GTGAGTTTCTCCTCGAAGGCCGTGCTCGTCTCTATGTCCAGTTCCATCAACAATGACGGGCCTGTTAAAGCACTGGCTGACGCCCTCGCCACCGAGCGTGTGAACCCGGTGGCGCTGTTGGAAGCAGTGCTTTCCGCCTCAGATGATTGCATCAAGGTCCTCGATCTTGAAGGCCATCTTCTTTTTATGTCCGAAGGTGGCAAGCACGTCATGGAGGTGGATGACTTCGATTCCTTGAAAGGCTGCCCGTGGCCTGATTTCTGGGCGGACGAGAGTAATGTCGCCGCCCGTAATGCCGTCGCAATCGCTGCCTCAGGGCGTCCGGCCCGCTTCACAGGCTCTGCCAAGACGGCGCGTGGTAACGATCGATTCTGGGATGTCCAAGTCCTGCCGCTTGTCGATAGTGGCGGCAGGCCGACCCAACTCCTCTCGATTTCTCGTGATATCAGCGAGGGTCATGCCGCAGAGGCGAAGGTTGCAGAACTGATTGCGGCCGAACAGGAAGCAGCCAAAGCCGAGGCCGACACGTTAAGGCGGATGCTGCTCGATGCGCCGAGCTTCATGTGTGTTCTGGAAGGGCCCGATCATGTCTTCAAGATTACCAATAAGGCCTATCTTCAGCTTGTAGGGCATCGCGACCTGATTGGCGTGCCGGTTCGCCGGGCATTCCCGGACGTTGAAGAACAAGGCTTCTTTGAACTGTTGGACGAGGTTTATGTGACGGGAGAGCCGTTCATTGGTCGCAGTGTCAGCTTTGCGATCCAGCGTTCGCAAGACGCCCCCTATGAAGAGGCATTCCTCAACTTTGTCTACCAGCCTATCTTCAGCGCGGAGGGCGTCGTTACCGGGATATTTGTGGAGGGAAGCGACGTCACGGACTTGAAAAACGTCGAACTTGCGCTCCGCCGAAAGGATCTTCAGCTCGAGCTTGCGCTTGACGCAGTAGGAATGGGCGTTTGGGAATGCACGGTGGTCGATGGACATTTCGTTGATATCAAGGAGGACGAACGGGCAAGGACGTTGCTCCATCGTTTGGCTGATGAAGAGGCGACTTTCGACAATTTCACATCCCGCGTTCATCCCTATGACCGGCTGGCTCTTGCCGAGTCAGCGGCGCAGGCCCTCGATCCAAGTGGCAGTGGTATCCTCGACGTCCAGTATCGAATGCTTGAACGCCCCGGCATGCCGAGCCGCTGGGTTCATGCCAGAGCGAAAACTGTTACGTTCGACGGCTTGACGAAATTCGTGGGCACAGTGCGGGATGTCACGGACCGAAAGGATGATGAGGCGCGCCAGCAGTTGGTCAGTGGCGAACTGCAGCACCGGATCAAAAATCTCCTGGCGATGGTCAGTGCAATAGCGACGCAAACATTGCGTGGCGATGATATCGCAGACCGACGAGAGATATTCAACGCGCGTTTACACGTTCTGGCGCAGGCCCAGAACTTGCTCATGGCCACGACATTTGAAAGCGCGGGCATCCATGACACACTGCGAGCGGCACTTGCGCCCCATGGCGGATCTGACGGACGTTTTGATATCGATGGCTCTCACTTCGAGATGACGCCGAAGCAGAGCCTCTCGATGGCGCTCACATTGCATGAGCTCGCCACCAACGCCACCAAATATGGCGCACTTTCAAACGACGCCGGCCGCGTCAGAATATCCTGGCATCTCGCGAAGGCATCAGACGGACGACAGGATCTCAATTTCGTCTGGCAGGAGAGCGGAGGACCGGCCGTGTCCGAGCCAACGACCAAAGGTTTTGGGTCGCGGCTTATTTCCCGTGTGCTTGCTGCAGATTTCTCGGGCGACGTACGGATCATTTACCCGTCTGGAGGCGTTGTATGCACACTAACAGCCACACTTGGCTAG